CACATCGGAACTGCCCATCTTGCCAACTTCAAATCGGAAGAAGAATTGATTGATGAAAAAATCAAACTATTCAAAAATTCCGAAGTTGTCATTTATAACGGTGACAATTCTACAGTGGACAAAAAAATTAAAAATTTATATTCAGATAAAAAACTAATTTCTTACGGATTTAAAAATCACAATCATGTTTTCTTTAAAAATAATATTTCGAAAAATGAAGATGTTATTGTGCAATATTTTGATGAAGAAATCACTTTTCCTGTTCATCAGAGAGACGAAGCGACATTAACTAATGCTCTGGCGCTTGTAACCATCTTAAAGGAACTGGGAGTCAAAAATAAAAAGATCGTTGAAAAAATCAACGCTCTGAAGGCCGTTGAAATGAGACTTGAAGCCATCGAAGGAATTAAGAGCAATATTGTCATCAATGATTCTTTTAATCTTGACCTCGATTCTTTGAAAACTGCTCTTCAATTTCTTAATGAATATAATAAGCCGAAGAAATCTTTGGTCTTAACAGATATCGTCGGCGTCAATTCAAATTCAAAAGAATTGTATGAAGAAGTTTCTGATTTGGTAAACGAACAAAAATTTGATTCTGTTTTCTTAATCGGGAATGAAATATCAAATTTTAGTGAATTATTTAAAGCTAAAACATTTACTTTTATTGATACGAAAGAATTAATTGAAAGTAAACATCTTACCGAACTCGAAAATCAGATCATTCTTTTAAAAGGAGCCAGAAAGTTTGAAATCGAAAGGCTTAAAGATATCCTTGAACTTAGAAAACATGATACCGTTTTAGAAATCAATCTCAACGCGATTCTTCATAACATCAATTATCATAAATCTTTGCTTAAACCAACCACAAAAATGATGGCAATGGTAAAAGCAAATTCTTACGGATTAGGAAGTTATGAAATTTCAGAATTTCTACAGCATCATCATATTGATTATTTAGGCGTTGCTTTTGTTGATGAAGGCGTTGAACTCCGAAAAAAAGGTATTACGGTTCCTATCGTTGTGATGAATCCTGAACAGCATAGTTACGAAACCGTTATTCAATATAATTTAGAACCGGAAATTTACAGTTTCCGAGTATTGGAATTGTTTTATGAAGCCGTTCAGAAATCGGGTTACGATAAAAAATATCCTGTTCATATCAAATTGGAGACAGGAATGCACAGGCTTGGTTTTAAAGGTTTTGAATTAGATCAATTGAGTGAAACCTTAAATACCATGAATGTAAAAGTTCAAAGTATTTTCAGCCATCTTTCGTCTTCAGATATACCGGAAGAAAAAGAATTTACTTTACATCAACTGGAAACATTTGAAAAAAATTCAAGCCATTTGATCGAAAAATTAGGCTACACTCCTATCCGACATATTTTGAATTCCTCAGGAATTACAAGCTATACCAATCATCAGTATGATATGGTAAGAATCGGTATCGGAATGCTAGGGGAATCACAAAACAGTGAAATACAAAAACAATTACGATCTGTTGTAAGCTTTAAAACCGTAATTTCACAAATCTCTTTAGTAGAAAACGGAGAATCTGTGGGTTACAGCAGAAGATTTAAAGCAGATCATAATACAAAAATTGCCACTATTCCCGTTGGATATGCAGACGGAATTCCAAGGTTGATTGGAAATCAGGTTGGAAATGTTGGCGTAAATAAAACCTTAGCTCCTATTGTTGGAAGCATTTGCATGGATATGATGATGATTAACGTCGATCATATTCCGAATGTAAAAGAAGGCGATACCGTAACCGTTTTTAATGCAAAACCAAGTTTAAAAGAATTCGCAGACTACTGCAAAACGATAACCTATGAAGTATTAACTTCCATTTCGCCCCGTGTGAAACGGATCTATATAAAAGATTAACACCTATGAGAAAACTCCTGACTCTATTATTTGTATTTCAATTGCTTTTGATCCATGCTCAGGTAAAGAAGGATTTAGTGATTCCAAAAAATCCTAAAATCGGCCTCTCCCTGGCCGGTGGCGGTGCTAAAGGATTTTCTCATGTCGGAGTACTTAAAGTATTGGATTCTTTAGGAGTAAAGGTAGATTATATTGCCGGAACGAGTATGGGTGCCATCGTGGGCGGTCTGTATGCTTCAGGATATTCAGGAAAGGAGATTGAAAAAATTGTGATGGATACCGATTTCTATTCCTTAATTATGGATCCGAAATCTAAAAGACAGGAAACTACTTTTTTCAATAAATCTGTTGATAAATATCTTTTATCGATTCCGCTTCAAAACGGAAAAATCACACTACCCTCTTCCATCAGTTCGGGACAGAAAAATGTTTATCTCTTAAAAGAATTATTTAAGAATGTTTCGAATATAAATGATTTTTCAAAACTTCCGATTCCTTTCATGTGTGTAGCTACAAATCTTGAAAGTGGCAATATGGAAATTTTTGAAAAAGGAGATTTGGTGCAATCCATCATGGCAAGTTCTGCATTTCCTTCTTTAATGGATCCCGTTAAAATTGGAGACAGCATTTATATCGATGGCGCGATGACGGTAAATTATCCTTCCAAACCATTAAAAGATAAAGGCATCGATATTGTCATAGGTGTTGATCTTAATCAGGACCTTTCAAAAAGAGAAGATCTGAACAATATTATTTCGATCCTGAATCAGGTCATCGATTTTGGAATTAAAAAAGATACCCGCAGACAGTATAAATATACCGACATTAATATAAAACCCAATCTAAAAGGGATGACCGCCACAAGCTACGATGATAAGAAGAAAATCCTCGACAGTGGTTATGCTGAAGGTTTAAAATATATGAAGACATTAGATGAACTGCCTAAGAGACCTTTTGACCGCATCAGACAGCGCATAAACCCCATCTATTCCAATGTCTATAAGATAGACAGTATTGCAATAGACGGAGGGAAAATTTACGGAAAAAACTATATTTTAGGGAAAATGGGACTTCGTCTTCCTTCTCTTCAGACCTACGGAAGTATTAATAAAAAAATAGATAAGCTGATTGCTACAAACAATTACCGGTTTATTAATTATGATATTATCTCAGACCATGAGGGTAATTATCTGAAGCTTTATGTCACAGAAGATGAGGCCAGGCATTTCCTAAAATTCGGTTTACATTATGATGAAATATTTAAAACCGGGTTGCTTCTCAATTACTCTGCCAAGCGACTTCTATTTAAAAATACCAATCTTTCCCTCGATGTGGTTGTAGGAGATAAACCAAGGTATTATTTAAATTATTTTATTGATAATGGATACATTCCGGGATTTGGGATCTACTCTTCCGGAATGGGATTCGATCTGAGAAATGACAATAATCAAACCTACGAATCGTGGAAATGGTTCAGAAATGAGGCCTACATTCAATCCATCTGGAGAGATAAATTTGCGATAGGAGGCGGAATCAGTCACGATTATTTTGAATCAGACATCAATGGTGAAAGCAGAAGATACAGCCGCTTTCTGAATCCCTATGTATTTCTAAAGAGTGATACCCAGAATGACAGGGATTTCCCCACTAAAGGAATCTATTTTTCTGCGGAAGGAAAAGTAGTGGATCTGTTAAGCTCTGAGGTTGAAAAAAGGCCGGTTCAGATTAAGGCAGATATCAGAATTAACATTCCGTTATCCAGACAATTTACCTACAGACTCAACCTGTATGGCGGCGTTACACTCGGTGATGAACTGCCCAACTATTATAGATATAAGCTGGGCGGAATTCTTGAACAAAATCTGGTCAATTTCAGAACTTTTGGAGGTTTTTATTTTGCTCAGCTCAACACCAATAATGTTGTTCTGATCTCTAATGATCTTCAGTTCAAATTTAACAAAAACTACTTTCTAAGCGGGAACTTTTCCTTTGCCAATCTCTCAGACGATATTACTTTTGAAGACGCAGCTAAGTTAAATTACAGTTCCCTTGGAATGACAGCAGGATATAAATCTCCGTTTGGACAGATCAGAATCAACTTCAGTCACTCACTAAAAAATAATCAAAAAGGTATATTCAGTGTTATTTTAGGACACTGGTTTTAATAAAAATATGATACAGTTCTTTTACGAAAACTTACCGGATACGGTAAATACAGAATACAAAAAATGGCTGGAAGACATCATTCTTTCAGAAGAAAAAAAGTTGGGCGAGATCAATTATATTTTCTGCGATGATGAATATTTATTGAAGGTAAATCAGGATTATTTACAGCATGATTACTATACAGATATCATCACTTTTGACTATGTAAAAGGAAAGACTATAAGCGGAGAGATTTTTGTATCTTTGCAGCGGATTTCCGATAACGCTTCTACTCTATCCCGAGAATACGAAGAAGAATTAAGAAGGGTTCTGGCCCACGGTATTCTTCATCTCTCCGGATACAAAGATAAAACCGAGGAAGAAGAAAAGTTGATGCGAAGTAAAGAAGATCATTATTTAGCAAAATACGAATAAAGAAATTGGAGATTCAGAGACAGAGAAATTATTACATTTCAAAACCTCTAAATCTCTATTTTTTTTGGAGCTATTTCCCGCTCTCCGCACTCGCTGTTTTCTTTTTTTTTCAAAAAGAAAACGAGCTCAAACAATTGCTGCGATCGGGGCTAGATAAAGCACATTAAAAGAGATTTTAGACCATAAAATTTACAAATGTTTCACGTGAAACATTTGTAAATTAAATTAAAAATTAAGGCTTAAAACAAGCAATAAAAAATGATTTCAGAAATATATGATGTAATCGTAGTAGGTGCCGGTCACGCAGGATGTGAGGCAGCCGCTGCAGCCGCAAACTTAGGCTCAAGAACGCTGCTCGTTACGATGAATATGCAAACTATCGGACAGATGAGTTGCAACCCCGCGATGGGAGGAATCGCCAAAGGACAGATCGTAAGAGAGATCGATGCAATGGGTGGTTATTCAGGAATTGTGGCAGATAAATCAGCGATACAGTTCAAGATGCTTAACCTTTCAAAAGGTCCTGCAATGTGGTCTCCAAGAACACAAAATGACAGAATGCTTTTCGCAGAAGAATGGCGTCTTGCATTAGAAA
The sequence above is a segment of the Chryseobacterium sp. MYb264 genome. Coding sequences within it:
- a CDS encoding bifunctional UDP-N-acetylmuramoyl-tripeptide:D-alanyl-D-alanine ligase/alanine racemase, which produces MNYTVEDIARITNANIIGDKELVIKNIAFDSRIIYSTKNAAFIAINTHKNSGEKFIEAAIDRGINVIISEHHFPQFENITWIIVENSVEFLQKLAKYHFENSHLKSIGITGSNGKTILKEWLYQCLWNEFSTVKSPKSFNSQIGLPLSLLQINDSHQLGIFEVGISEPHEMEKLEHIFHPQIGLLTHIGTAHLANFKSEEELIDEKIKLFKNSEVVIYNGDNSTVDKKIKNLYSDKKLISYGFKNHNHVFFKNNISKNEDVIVQYFDEEITFPVHQRDEATLTNALALVTILKELGVKNKKIVEKINALKAVEMRLEAIEGIKSNIVINDSFNLDLDSLKTALQFLNEYNKPKKSLVLTDIVGVNSNSKELYEEVSDLVNEQKFDSVFLIGNEISNFSELFKAKTFTFIDTKELIESKHLTELENQIILLKGARKFEIERLKDILELRKHDTVLEINLNAILHNINYHKSLLKPTTKMMAMVKANSYGLGSYEISEFLQHHHIDYLGVAFVDEGVELRKKGITVPIVVMNPEQHSYETVIQYNLEPEIYSFRVLELFYEAVQKSGYDKKYPVHIKLETGMHRLGFKGFELDQLSETLNTMNVKVQSIFSHLSSSDIPEEKEFTLHQLETFEKNSSHLIEKLGYTPIRHILNSSGITSYTNHQYDMVRIGIGMLGESQNSEIQKQLRSVVSFKTVISQISLVENGESVGYSRRFKADHNTKIATIPVGYADGIPRLIGNQVGNVGVNKTLAPIVGSICMDMMMINVDHIPNVKEGDTVTVFNAKPSLKEFADYCKTITYEVLTSISPRVKRIYIKD
- a CDS encoding patatin-like phospholipase family protein, encoding MRKLLTLLFVFQLLLIHAQVKKDLVIPKNPKIGLSLAGGGAKGFSHVGVLKVLDSLGVKVDYIAGTSMGAIVGGLYASGYSGKEIEKIVMDTDFYSLIMDPKSKRQETTFFNKSVDKYLLSIPLQNGKITLPSSISSGQKNVYLLKELFKNVSNINDFSKLPIPFMCVATNLESGNMEIFEKGDLVQSIMASSAFPSLMDPVKIGDSIYIDGAMTVNYPSKPLKDKGIDIVIGVDLNQDLSKREDLNNIISILNQVIDFGIKKDTRRQYKYTDINIKPNLKGMTATSYDDKKKILDSGYAEGLKYMKTLDELPKRPFDRIRQRINPIYSNVYKIDSIAIDGGKIYGKNYILGKMGLRLPSLQTYGSINKKIDKLIATNNYRFINYDIISDHEGNYLKLYVTEDEARHFLKFGLHYDEIFKTGLLLNYSAKRLLFKNTNLSLDVVVGDKPRYYLNYFIDNGYIPGFGIYSSGMGFDLRNDNNQTYESWKWFRNEAYIQSIWRDKFAIGGGISHDYFESDINGESRRYSRFLNPYVFLKSDTQNDRDFPTKGIYFSAEGKVVDLLSSEVEKRPVQIKADIRINIPLSRQFTYRLNLYGGVTLGDELPNYYRYKLGGILEQNLVNFRTFGGFYFAQLNTNNVVLISNDLQFKFNKNYFLSGNFSFANLSDDITFEDAAKLNYSSLGMTAGYKSPFGQIRINFSHSLKNNQKGIFSVILGHWF
- the ybeY gene encoding rRNA maturation RNase YbeY, translated to MIQFFYENLPDTVNTEYKKWLEDIILSEEKKLGEINYIFCDDEYLLKVNQDYLQHDYYTDIITFDYVKGKTISGEIFVSLQRISDNASTLSREYEEELRRVLAHGILHLSGYKDKTEEEEKLMRSKEDHYLAKYE